Proteins co-encoded in one Caulobacter rhizosphaerae genomic window:
- the mobQ gene encoding MobQ family relaxase, translating to MAHYRLEVQAFKRSEGRSAVAAAAYRSASVLRDERLEMVFDYSDKGGVVAQGIMAPDGAPAAFLERERLWNAAEAADRRADSRTAREILISLPHELTDQQRHGLVRAFVAEHLVAKGMIADYALHDPDAHGDARNHHAHIMVTTRYLTPDGFGLKARSWDNPQAVGELRMAWEHVQNQHLRQHLGPDAPQVSSRSLADQGQGREPTIHLGPAASGMERRGERSDRGDINRRIEARNNQRRQTPGQIRALEDRMAEGRPRRAYPIDAVIREFETIHQTMIRERDGWARERARLAAPEVPTNRAVTAEILGEAVERRAAAMRRLEWTERRIARGRARRATLMRWIRNPARMIWAAHAELNALDRARAQAGRAELEVKVRADWLRSEGGRAYVASRLDPAKQAAEASRRAARTLERKIKRADKRIENVASTRVKLLVARELGQSSLVAPARMDLGVGQAVREVDRRVVDAVKAHAPTAQKAALTKVMALVRGQIPGIGPER from the coding sequence CAGGCGTTCAAGCGCAGCGAGGGCCGCTCGGCCGTCGCCGCGGCCGCCTACCGTTCGGCCAGCGTCCTGCGCGACGAGCGCCTGGAGATGGTGTTCGACTATTCGGATAAGGGCGGGGTAGTGGCGCAGGGGATCATGGCCCCCGACGGCGCGCCCGCAGCGTTCCTTGAGCGCGAGCGCCTATGGAACGCGGCCGAGGCGGCCGACAGGCGGGCGGATTCGCGCACGGCGCGCGAGATCCTGATCTCGCTGCCGCACGAGCTCACCGACCAGCAGCGCCATGGTCTGGTGCGGGCGTTCGTCGCCGAGCACCTCGTCGCCAAAGGCATGATCGCCGACTACGCGCTGCACGATCCGGACGCTCATGGCGACGCCCGAAACCACCACGCCCACATCATGGTGACCACCCGCTACCTGACCCCCGACGGCTTTGGCCTGAAGGCCCGGTCGTGGGACAACCCGCAGGCGGTCGGCGAGTTGCGCATGGCTTGGGAGCACGTCCAGAACCAGCATCTTCGCCAGCATCTGGGACCTGATGCGCCGCAGGTCAGCAGCCGGAGCCTCGCCGACCAAGGCCAGGGCCGCGAGCCGACCATTCATTTGGGACCGGCGGCTTCGGGGATGGAGCGGCGGGGCGAGCGGTCGGACCGGGGAGACATCAACCGGCGGATCGAGGCGCGCAACAACCAGCGCCGGCAAACCCCCGGGCAGATCCGCGCCCTGGAGGACCGGATGGCCGAGGGGCGGCCGCGGCGCGCCTACCCGATCGATGCGGTGATCCGCGAGTTCGAGACCATCCACCAGACCATGATCCGCGAGCGCGACGGCTGGGCCCGCGAGCGCGCCCGTCTGGCCGCCCCCGAGGTCCCCACCAACCGCGCCGTTACGGCCGAGATCCTCGGCGAGGCCGTCGAGCGCCGCGCCGCGGCCATGCGCCGGCTGGAGTGGACCGAGCGGCGGATCGCGCGTGGGCGGGCCCGGCGCGCGACGCTGATGCGGTGGATCCGGAATCCGGCCCGAATGATCTGGGCCGCGCACGCCGAGCTCAACGCCCTGGATCGGGCGCGGGCCCAGGCGGGCCGCGCGGAGCTGGAGGTGAAGGTACGGGCCGACTGGTTGCGCAGCGAGGGGGGGCGCGCCTATGTGGCCAGCCGTCTGGATCCAGCCAAGCAGGCGGCGGAGGCGTCGCGGCGCGCGGCGCGGACCCTGGAGCGGAAGATCAAGCGGGCCGACAAGCGCATCGAGAATGTGGCCAGCACGCGGGTCAAGCTGCTGGTGGCGCGAGAACTTGGCCAGTCTAGCCTTGTGGCTCCGGCCCGAATGGATCTGGGCGTGGGCCAGGCGGTGCGGGAGGTCGACAGGCGCGTGGTCGACGCGGTGAAGGCCCACGCCCCGACGGCGCAGAAGGCGGCCTTGACCAAGGTCATGGCCCTGGTGCGCGGGCAAATCCCAGGCATCGGTCCGGAGCGCTAG
- a CDS encoding type IV secretory system conjugative DNA transfer family protein codes for MSLTAKLRWLLPLSVLLALAGLSAAAQTAGQLFDYPAPFGPGWGQIGSVRLYAPWCFVEWYGRYGGAYPQAFDQSALVGLGVFVWPLLMIAALTRRFVARPRPFGTAAWGRLADARAAGLLHGEQLGGRILGRLKGRLLSFTGVEHCIIVGASRSGKGAGHVVPTVLSWPESLFVYDRKGELWHITADHRRRFSHTFYFAPTDPDTARWNPLFEVRKGPMEIADIQNIVGILVDPIGLKQGNLDFFDQSAANFFTGVILHALYTAPDDHKTLTHVRRLLIDIDATLDAMLGTKHRHRPDPAAPDGLARDADGQLIAEVHPEVWLGATAFRKMEPRVRSSVLATAQKSLALWADPLVSNATSWSDFCIGDLVCADAPVSFYLITPQAHADRLAFLVRVMLRQSLNSLMETIDADSRGRRKRHRLLKMLDEFPKLGALPFLENALGEMAGYGVSAHLICQSFNDVFKHYGVHTSIFDNCHVTAAFATSEPGSIDRIVKRAGRALEMRESFSDPRLMFAKGHRSRNQAEVERYILAEQDVRALPTDKQFLFVNNAKPLLADKIRFFEDPVFAAHARDFFHGERARFVQTRQTLDTPGRPPIDWLGVAAVEAYAPPMQAAEVALDLACADGLSIVDLIYNDEDGL; via the coding sequence ATGTCCCTGACCGCCAAACTCCGCTGGCTTTTGCCCTTGAGCGTCCTGCTGGCGCTGGCGGGCCTTTCGGCCGCCGCCCAGACGGCCGGCCAGCTCTTTGACTACCCCGCGCCGTTCGGGCCCGGTTGGGGTCAGATCGGGTCCGTCAGGCTCTACGCGCCGTGGTGCTTTGTCGAATGGTACGGGCGCTACGGCGGAGCCTATCCGCAAGCCTTCGATCAGTCGGCCCTGGTGGGTCTTGGCGTCTTCGTCTGGCCGCTGCTGATGATCGCCGCCCTGACCCGGCGCTTCGTGGCCAGGCCGCGGCCGTTCGGGACGGCCGCCTGGGGACGGCTCGCCGACGCCCGCGCCGCCGGCCTGCTCCACGGCGAACAGTTGGGCGGTCGCATCCTTGGCCGGCTCAAGGGCCGTCTGCTGAGCTTCACGGGCGTCGAGCACTGCATCATCGTCGGCGCCTCGCGCTCGGGCAAGGGCGCGGGACACGTAGTGCCCACGGTGCTGTCCTGGCCCGAGAGCCTGTTCGTCTACGACCGCAAGGGCGAGCTTTGGCACATCACCGCCGATCATCGCCGACGGTTCTCCCACACCTTCTATTTCGCGCCGACCGACCCGGACACGGCGCGCTGGAATCCCCTGTTCGAGGTCCGCAAGGGCCCCATGGAGATCGCCGACATCCAGAACATCGTCGGCATCCTGGTCGATCCGATCGGCCTCAAGCAGGGCAATCTCGACTTCTTCGACCAGAGCGCCGCCAACTTCTTCACCGGGGTGATCCTGCACGCCCTCTACACCGCGCCCGACGATCATAAGACCCTGACCCATGTTCGGCGGCTGCTGATCGACATCGACGCCACCCTGGACGCCATGCTGGGGACCAAGCATCGCCACCGGCCTGACCCGGCGGCGCCCGACGGCCTGGCGCGGGACGCAGACGGCCAACTGATCGCCGAGGTCCATCCGGAGGTGTGGCTTGGCGCCACCGCGTTCAGGAAGATGGAGCCCAGGGTGCGCTCCAGCGTCCTGGCCACGGCGCAGAAATCGCTCGCCCTATGGGCCGATCCCCTGGTCTCCAACGCCACGTCCTGGTCGGACTTCTGCATCGGCGACCTGGTCTGCGCCGACGCGCCGGTTAGCTTCTATCTGATCACCCCTCAGGCCCACGCCGATCGTCTGGCGTTCCTGGTCCGGGTCATGCTGCGCCAGAGCCTCAACAGCCTGATGGAGACGATCGACGCCGACAGCCGCGGGCGACGTAAGCGCCATCGCCTGCTGAAAATGCTCGACGAATTCCCCAAGCTCGGCGCCCTGCCGTTCCTGGAGAACGCCCTGGGCGAGATGGCCGGCTACGGCGTCTCGGCGCACCTGATCTGCCAGTCGTTCAACGACGTCTTCAAGCACTATGGCGTCCACACCTCGATCTTCGACAACTGCCACGTCACGGCCGCCTTCGCGACTTCCGAGCCGGGCAGCATCGATCGGATCGTCAAGCGGGCCGGACGCGCGCTGGAGATGCGCGAGAGCTTCAGCGATCCCCGCCTGATGTTCGCCAAGGGCCATCGGAGCCGCAACCAGGCCGAGGTCGAACGCTACATCCTGGCCGAACAGGACGTGCGGGCCTTGCCGACCGACAAGCAGTTCCTGTTCGTCAACAACGCCAAGCCGTTGCTGGCCGACAAGATCCGCTTTTTCGAGGACCCAGTGTTCGCCGCGCATGCGCGGGACTTTTTTCACGGCGAGCGGGCCCGGTTCGTCCAGACCCGCCAAACGCTCGACACCCCCGGGCGCCCGCCCATCGATTGGCTCGGCGTGGCGGCCGTCGAGGCCTATGCACCGCCGATGCAGGCCGCCGAGGTGGCCCTGGATCTGGCCTGCGCGGATGGTCTCAGCATCGTCGACCTGATCTACAACGATGAGGACGGGTTATGA